The following proteins are co-located in the Shouchella hunanensis genome:
- a CDS encoding GntR family transcriptional regulator, giving the protein MSIQFDPNKAIYAQIVDSFYQQICSAELMPGEKLPSVRETAQTLKVNPNTVSRAYQEMDRDQVTYSKRGQGTFVTEDLAIIRTLKEALAKKQLTELVHYMRKLGYTDETMIEALTKIVKEV; this is encoded by the coding sequence TTGTCTATTCAATTTGATCCGAACAAAGCCATTTACGCCCAAATTGTCGATTCCTTTTATCAACAAATTTGTAGCGCAGAGTTAATGCCAGGAGAAAAATTACCATCTGTTCGTGAGACGGCGCAAACGTTAAAAGTGAATCCGAATACAGTATCCCGAGCGTATCAAGAGATGGATCGTGACCAGGTGACCTACTCTAAGCGGGGACAAGGAACGTTCGTAACGGAAGATCTTGCGATTATTCGAACGCTAAAAGAAGCGTTAGCGAAAAAACAATTAACAGAACTAGTCCACTATATGCGGAAATTAGGTTATACCGATGAAACCATGATTGAGGCACTTACGAAAATAGTAAAGGAGGTGTAA
- a CDS encoding ATP-binding cassette domain-containing protein, producing MYSFEVKGIHKNYGRKQVFTNVSCRFDQNRFIVLLGSNGSGKSTLLKLCAGLAPFSKGEIRLGDASSRIDRAQNASYVAEGVGYPAYQTAGTILTQQKKLYPEFNQEQALHYCHEVSVPTQVKWGSLSTGQRHLLALIVAISTQKPFLFIDELLANLDTTKKEAMQRILTDFLLDNNRTIVMATHAYEDVEMLADGAMFIKEDEVTTIPDLEGWRQEHGASLHDLFARVGRA from the coding sequence ATGTATTCGTTTGAAGTGAAAGGTATACACAAAAACTATGGACGGAAACAAGTATTTACGAATGTATCCTGCCGATTTGATCAAAATCGATTTATCGTGTTGCTAGGATCGAATGGTTCAGGAAAGTCTACGCTACTGAAACTTTGTGCCGGGTTGGCACCTTTCTCTAAAGGAGAAATTCGTCTTGGAGACGCCAGTAGTCGTATTGACCGAGCGCAGAATGCAAGCTATGTAGCAGAAGGAGTTGGCTATCCAGCTTATCAAACTGCAGGAACGATCCTTACTCAACAAAAAAAATTGTATCCTGAATTCAATCAAGAGCAAGCGCTACATTATTGTCATGAAGTGAGCGTGCCGACACAAGTAAAGTGGGGTTCACTATCCACAGGTCAGCGCCACTTACTCGCACTAATTGTCGCAATCTCTACACAAAAACCATTTTTATTTATCGATGAATTGTTAGCGAATTTGGATACGACAAAAAAAGAAGCCATGCAGCGAATTTTAACAGACTTTCTATTGGACAATAATCGGACGATTGTAATGGCTACTCATGCGTATGAAGACGTCGAAATGCTCGCCGATGGTGCAATGTTTATCAAAGAAGATGAAGTGACAACGATACCAGATTTAGAAGGATGGCGACAGGAACATGGCGCCTCGCTCCATGATTTATTCGCAAGGGTGGGAAGAGCATGA